Within Triticum dicoccoides isolate Atlit2015 ecotype Zavitan chromosome 1B, WEW_v2.0, whole genome shotgun sequence, the genomic segment gtcaggaggcaccaagaacaatgttctcgtcacaaaaccatcggaacgattccaagatacccgcgtgatcctaaaaaaatagtgaaatttgaggaaggaaagtcaaaacatctatgtcaggagacctcaccagagcgacgaagggactgaggagtaaaaagaatcctactctctgatatatataatcctaagactcaaaacatttttgttctagactcaacaacgccagcgattcaaaTCAAGcatggggctcctaagtcggggatggctctgataccaacttgtaacacccacgatgcggctatatctctcacgtgtcgaggcacgacttagaggcataactgcattgtaggTTTTGTCACAAGAAGGTTCATCTttgcacaatcccatgtaatgaacaagaatgggataaagagagttggcttacaatcgccacttcacacaatacataaattaatccatacatcattcaagatacactcatagaccggctacggtcaaattcaaatgaaaagaagataaccccaaatgctagatccctgatcgtcccaactgggctccactactaatcatcaggaaacgaaacatagtaacgactaaGGTCCTTGTCAAACTCCAACTTGAGCTCGATGgcgccacttgcactggtatcctcggcacctgcatctgttttggtagaatctgtgagtcacagggactcaacaatctcacacccgcgagatcaagactatttaagctcatgggtaggaaggggtaaggtggtggagctgcagcaagcactaagcatatattgtggctaacatacgcaagtgagagcgagaagagaagcaacgcatcagtcgagaagctagaagtgatcaagaagtgatcctgaaactacttacattcatacataacccaaaccgtgttcacttcccggactccgccgagaaggggccatcacggctacacacgcggttgatgcattttaatgaagtcaagtggcaAGTtctttacaaccggacattaacaaattcccatctgcctcataaccgcgggcacggctttcaaaagataataccctgcaggggtgtcccaacttagcccatcacaagctctcacggtcaatgaaggatataccttctcccaggaagacccgatcagtctcggaatcccgatttacaagacatttcgacaatggtaaaacaagcccagcaaagccgcccgaatgtgccgacaaatcccgataggagctgcacatatctcgttctcagggcacaccggattgtccacttccgataggccagcccagagttgcccctagtgaccaccggcggctgacaggttggaccaacactcagaggagtactgggtcgggggtttaaataaagatgaccctcgggctcgcgaaaacccaagggaaaaaggcttaggtggcaaatggtaaaaccaaggttgggccttgctggaggagttttattcaaagcaaactgtcaagggggtcccataattcacccaaccgcgtaaggaacgcaaaatcaaggaacataacaccggtatgacggaaactagggtggcaagggtggaacaaaacaccaggcataaggctgagtcttccaccctttaccaagtatataggtgcattaattaaacaagagatattgtgatatcccaaaatatccgtgttccaacaaggaacaaaacttcatcttcacctgcaactagcaacgctataagaggggctgagcaaaagcggtgacatagccaaacaatggtttgctaggacaggatggttagaggcttggcatggcaatatgggaggcatgaaaacaagtggtaggtagagcaaacatagcgatagagcgaacaactagcaaagcgaagatagaagtgatatcgagggtatggtcatcttgcctgcaaagttctcagagttgtcgaaagcttgatcctcgttagcgtactcaacaggttccttgttcacgtactcgtctcccggctctacccaaagcaagaacacaagcaatggaaccacaataaatcacggtgcaatgcacaagcaacatgatgcaatacatggcatgatatgcgagatgtgatatgcaatgcatatgcgtgctccagaaggaaaatgatgaacgaggcatcaacttggcaaaccaagtattccgctggaaagatgagattatttcggttgaaattgatataaagatcaccagaatcggatgcacggtttgcaaatggcaagcaaaacaagaatgacacaattctgcgattaacagcatgatagcacttagaatacatcgagaaactatgctacaacaccccaacatatcaACAAAGCACGTGGAAGTGATCTAaaagagatgcttaacaaaagatgaacattgagctacggctaattcgcaaattaacaggttcaaacaagcatggcaaaagtgcaaaagatatcagtttcacagacttggtgaaaatactgaacatggcagaaacagcatcaggaagcaatgtttagggcaagcaaacatcatgctaagggaacatatcatagaaacataaggaatggcatgatactactaaatgcatagaacaaaagtcccttactgaccatgagccaaaaaggaacagaagatatgatggcacccatgtaaagatggcaaGTTTTGTTAActgattcagcaaacagagcatggcattaaaagaattatgaaggcatctttgcgagctcgattcactcaccacaagtcatttcatgacaagataagcatagaaacagcaagaagacatgtttatgaaactaaacatggcaagaacaagttcatagtatgcaaggatcaactacaacaaccttggcaaaattgaataacatgtaaacaatctgccaggaaacattttatagcaaaagtagagcaagaaaatgaatgccagactactccataattgcaaacaggggcatggatggatagagcataaccatatgttaaaaacatccttaatgaagtatctcaaaatatgcatggatctctctgtagcatcaagtttacatggcatcaaaataacagcagaacagggactgaaatcagcaacatcacgaagcctagtttgcatgcttgttctagtcaccacataaatcacaaaaatacatggcaagcacctatgtaaagaagacatggcatagttcaaaacacatgtagagctcatgctcataagatgcacacatcaaatacaactaaaatgacaacacatcaagttctgttaacagacaacagtaaacatcatatagcacttttgcaacgatgatttggCCATCAAGATTAGCTCAAAcagacatggcacaatggaacaaaattaagagcatctcatgattaacattgtgatatatcatatgcatgaaacggagctacgatgacggagttatgatgtgatgaacaggGCAACATATTATGACAGGAAAAAGACAGTgggatttcggggtcaacctaggTCTTCTCAGATCTGGATCCAGGCACGTGGATCGAGGCGGGGTAGGAGCTGTTAGCCGTAGAGGCGCGTCGGCCGGAGAAGGCGCCGGCGAGGTCGGCGGGGACGGGGCCGGCCAGAGGATGGCGGGGCGCGGCTCCCGCGGCGGGGAGGCGACGGAGGATGGCGGGGCGCGGCTCCCGTGGCggggtggcggcggccggcggcgaggcagagcccggcggcggggaggcggcggctcCCGAGCGGCGCGAGCGCGCGGGGAGGcgcgggagacggcggcggctgggcccgcgggggccgggagcgggccgagcgggccggcggcggtgggcggcagaGTAGGCCACGTGTCGCGCTGTggttggccgcgggcggcggcgggattcgtccggcgcggaccggacgtgtccggcgcgcggagggagcggggctagggtttcgggatccggaatttcggaggggtgcacatatttataggtagagggagctaggagactccaaatggggtgtagttttcaccgacacgatcgtgatccgacgatggagagcatggaagtaacttagatgggttattgggctgttttagaggggtgttgggctgcaacccaaaagaggccttgcggatacccggttaaccattggagtatcaaacgacctccaaatggcacgaaacttgacaggtggtctactggtggtgtaccaaagccacttggcaagccttggtccattccgagaacgtttaatacccgctcacgaaaagagacaagaggggtgcgccggtgcatgtgggagtgtcagattgcaaaacggacaacggggaaaatgcccggatgcatgagacgaacacgtatgcaaatgagatgcacatgatgacatgatatgaaatgcatgacatgaacaaaatgcaaaacgaaagacaaaaacccaaccacgaagggaatatcataacacatagccgaaaatggcaagagttggagttacaaatatggaaagttacatccggggtgttacaagaaatcataccaaggttacagaatgattttgtgcattgtcttgtcagtttcgagttggtgttcccaccatccttcttcaacatcatgacacacgtcctagttcacctttgtgaAGAGATTagtgttttgggtcctgtatttctacacaatatcttcccctttgagaggttcatgggagtcttaaagaaatatgttcataaccgtgctaggccagaaggaagcatctcgaagggccatgaaaatgaggaggtcattgagttttgtattgactttattcctgaccttaagccgattggtgttcctgaatcgcgacataatggcagactagatggaaaaggcacgctaggagggaatcaaataatatgtatggacgggcattctctcactaaagcacactacacagttttacagaattccgccttggtggctccgtatatggaggaacacaagaattttctacactccgaacacccggagcagtctgacgactggattacacgtgaacaaacgaggacttttgccggttggttgcagacacgtgccatgcatgatggtgatattgaagatgacatgtacttgttgtcccagttaccatcttcgaatataatgacattcaaagggtacgagataaatgggaatacattttactcgatcgcccaagataagaagagcaccaaccaaaacagtggtgttcgctttgatgcaacaaccaacacgggaaggaaacatattatggttacattgaggacatatgggaacttaactatggaggtggtttgaaggtccctttgtttcggtgcaaatgggttaatATGACACGAGACagggtaatggaagacccgcagtacggaatgacaatagtggatctcaacaatcttgcgtatgaagacgaaccattcgtcctagccaatgatgtggcgcaggttttctatgtgaaagacatgtctaccaggccgagaaaaagaaaagataaggaagcgaatggatcatacgatgagccaaagcgccacatagttctttcagggaaaagaaacatcgtgggagtggatgacaagacagacatgtccgaagattatgaaaagtttgatgaaattgctccattcacagtgaatattgatccgagcatctagttaaatgatgaagattgtccatggttacggtgcaaagggacacacacgaagaaaaagtttcacacccaaagatcccacacTGGCATGTGATAGGCTTCACCGTCATCACTTTATTCTGTAGTGACTTTCCAGACTTATATATTTGGGAAGTGCCGCTTCAAACAAaccggagggaatctttgtaatagttagggtacttatgtgttttggtatttgaaacgcgaagaaattttatgtgcaaaaactggatgcacttcgtctacaaattagttcatcaaataattcaaatttaaactattcaaatttgaaaactactggcactaacagaaagtttgtaattttttgtaactatagaaaaaatattcagaaataaataaatgaaaataaataaagtagaaaagaaaaaaaaactaattttttgttgagacaaaaactaaataaaaaaattaaactattcaaatttgaaaactactcgcactaacagaaagttcgtAATTTTTGAACCTAAAGAAcaaatattcagaaataaataaatgaaaataaataaagtagaaaagaaaagaaaattaaatttttgttgagacaaaaactaaataaaaaaagcccacctactgggccacagcgggctgcatacgactagtaacccaacctgtagttgggccaggatgcaggcccgccgagcccagtaggcccacagagcTAAGAGgcagagttaggcccagaagcctgctatagagaGGAGTTCGATACAGCAGCCGCGCTGGGGCTTTTAAACAGGTGCGGGgcgccctcggctagcgaggtgggactaaacttgcccgtaccacacctgcgccagcgcaccccctttagtaccgggccgtggctacaaccggtactaaaggggggcctttattaccggttgtagccaccacccggtactaaagggggtgcgcttcccgctgcttcgcctggccaaaacagacatttagtaccggttagtggctacaaccggtactaaaggtaggttctatataagaaaaTACTTCAAAAAAATTCGTCagttctccctctgcttcttctcctctgccccatcgccgccgcccctcgtcgccgcccccgtcccgcgtCGTCGCCGCCCCATCCCGCACCGTCGCCGTCCATGTCCTCACCATCCCCGTCACGTTGTCGCCCCGTCCCGCACCATCGTCGTCCGGCCCCTCGCCTCGCCATCACCGTCACCTTGGAtcgacctcgcctcgccgtcgcgtCACCGTTGCCgtcgcctcgacctcgcccgcgCGCACTGTTTGCTATAAAACTTCTACTATCTCAAAGAAGCTCGCTTCTATATTAGATGTAGTTCACTCGCTCAGTCCCCGTGGTCCACTCACTTGGTCAACGCACGTAAAAAAATTAGTAAGTAAGAAAAAAGGACAACGAaaactcatgaggttcactttGGGTTGTGTTGCGTTTCACTTTCGGAAGTgttgcggtccactctcgttcaaaaaaaagttaaaaaaagacaacaaaaacttgtgCGAGAAAGTTTACGTCCGACAAAAAGAAATGATGCAGTGCACTTGACTGtctgttgcagtgcggttttcagtttgaagcagtgcgttcttctgtccacgatgattttggtgtcgcgaaaaaaATAGAATGTCCGCTTTTCgctaattttaaaactgctcttaaaccgtaagaaaTTAGAGAGTGTGTTGTAGATGAAGAAGTTccatctcgtcgatatctttccaacggcatatcatttgaatcatttcgacaagcGGTTTGTAACAATTTCACGAAAAAcgaccgctgccactcgtcgtccgccgcaccattttcaaaattaacttaaactcttaaggaatctcaaaaccatttctacatatgaaagttacGCCTTGTCCATAGTTTTCCAACGACGTATTACACGCCTTGTTTCGACAAACGATTCAAAAACTAGAGTGAAAACAGTATCAAAATTGcaaaaattttgaaaaaatgtaATTCCGCGATTtactaaatttgaaactgctcttaaactgtaaggaattagagaaaataataaacatgaaaaagatgcgcctcgacgatatctttccaacggcgtatcatttgctttattccgatgagcggtttagaaaaaatcacgaaaatacgctcgctgccactcgtcatccgccgtaccgtttttgaaactgctcttaaaccacgatgaatctcgaaaagtgttcaacatggtgaagttgcgcctaatccatagcttttcaatggtatattatacacatcgttccgataaatggttaaaaaaactagagtgaaaacagtatcaaaaaacaacgcgtgcagtttttttgaCACGAAGTTCAATTGCTTGAGTTGTACAatacacttggttcaaacaatgacgtgcacttgcgtagcgtgcagtgcggaagtgttatcagaatagttattcttctaatattagcaaaatagaccggctgctatatatataggacaaatatttcctacaagcagtggtagttaccaccacttgcgttttctATGTTGTATATAGTATCTGTcaaaaccgagagtatgtacgtgtagtatgtagtatatatcaatgattaggtagtatatatactaatttttaggtagtatgtaccatgttttgagtatgccttttttacgtacaaatatgtacgtatttcacaaatataacaaaaactatagactcatatgcaattttttcatgtaacttgctttgaaatatcttaaatATAatttatgaacatatttaaaataataaaatagtatatatatagtatcacatggtagtatatgagatatgtgAGGTAACTATCACTGGATGATAGGTtggattttttcatatatatatatatatatatatatatatatatatatatatatatatatatatatatatatatactagaaaacatgcccgtgcgttgcaacgggagaaactaTTCACCCACATGACCATGTAATTTGTGAACGCAAGACACAATATTCTATCAATTAAGATGAAATCAGAAGAAAAAATGAGCAAAGCTAGAGGATTAACATACATCTCCAGTGACGAGATTAATTGTGCAAAGCAAAAAAAGGGGGGCAAGGTATCAACAGACTTAGCTTGATACCACATCAATTCACATGTTCAAAGTTTGATCCTCAAACGGACAAATCTTGAAAATATTTTGTGGTCTATTAAATATGAACCGAAGGAATCAAACATATAAAATAATTCTAAGCAATTAAGAAGCTACAATTGACACGTAATCGTGGTGCTCATAGCAGAATAAACATTTTCTTACACAAATTTTAGAACCAACGATATTAAATGGTTAACTTCTGGCTTCTGAGATGATGGAACTGGGTCTTCTCATATTGCTCAAGTACATCCTTACCTTCTGATCTAGGACCTGAAAGATGAAAAGAAGCAAAAAAGAAAGTCAAATTTGTGGTCACTGAAAATATTTACAATGTAAACCAAAAATATGGGCTTCCCACGACTACCTTATCAGAGAACTTGTATATATATTTGAAGGTGTGTCTAGAAGACAATTAATTAAGTCTAACTGGTGGATAGCGTTTCTATCAGAAAAGTGGTTTTTCCAAATGGAATGTAAATGCTGCATTTTGGAGGAAACGACATTCCAAACATGTTAAGGAACATGAATATAAGCAAAATCCTGGAAATTATTAAAGATGATTTTACTCTTCTTGGAAGCAAGATAAGTTCGTTCGGATGTAGTCGAATTCATTTATTGTCCAACAATATAGTGTTACTAACATGCTTACATTGTTAACTAAAATGCTAACTAAGTGGCAACTATTCCGTACATGTAGTTGTGTTTTCTGGAGCTAACTGATGACAAGGGAGCAACACGACAGAATGAGGGAGCAGGGAGTTTAGTTCATGATAAGCATTCAAAAAACAGTCTTTGATGTATATACGCAAGAGATTGAAATCTACTATGTTTAAACATGGTAATTCTAAAAGGAGTAAGAATTCTCCTTGAAACCAGAAACATATGGAGAAAATGAGAGCTACACAGATTTTCCATGGTCAACCATTGAGAGGTTTAACGCCTGAAAAAACTGCAGTACATCTACAGAAGATCTCCATTGATCACGGGGAGGCACAACCAACATACTGCTAAATGATAATATACACTAAATAAAAGTTAGAATATGATTTTGGTTTCACATCCATTTTGTAAAACAGCGGCTCCTGCCATCAAATGCTCATGGGGAGACTCTGACATGTGAATGTCCATTACTTTCTTCATTAATAGCTACATAAAAAGTGTAACAGATGAATAGGGGTAGGTTCTACAGCGAGACAAACCAACAGGAACATCTAGCCTACAACCATGTTAGTAACCAGAGAAATATAGCTACTGAAACATATTATTATTTTCAGTCAACTTACATATATAGGGTGCAGTTTTTTTCCCACCCCATCTTTACTAAAATGAAGCCAACAAAAAATAGAAATAAGTTCAGGTCTATGTGAATGAACACACAACCACACACATCAGGAAGCTACCTACATACTGACCAAAAGTACCAGCCGCATTTCCCTAGCTACTAAGCACTCATACACAGGATTTATCTCATCACTGATATGAAAATTTATGCTTCCAGTCAGTGATACTGCTTGACAGGGTCTTTGCTCGGCTCGAACCAATAAATGGAGGTGCCAAACTAAATGGGATTTAACATAAAAGTAAAACAATGTCGTACCTCAGAATCAGTGACCAAAGAACGTACCGGATGGAGATGGAGTAGCACCAATTCCCAAAAATCTACAAATCCACTGCTTTGATCTGAAGGTATTTTCTAATTTTTAGAAGTAGAAATCGCATGAAAAGTCACCTGAAAAGGAGTAGCATAGGAACTTATAGCAAAAGCTGAAGGCATGGCAATTCTGGGCAGCATTCATCGTGCTGTTGGAACAACATGTGAGTGCAAGCATGATATTGAAGGTGCTATGCCATTGCATCTATTTAATAAAATGTGCAAAGCTAATTAACCTTGAAAGATCCGCTTGTTGAGTGCATTCTCTACATATCTATACACGCAATTTATTCAGGTAAAAATCCATTTTCTTTAACACTGAAAGAATCATAAAAATTGATTGACTTAAATGTAATATCACAATAAAATGGATCTGACgagaaagaggaaaggaggatCGATTTGCTTACCTGGCGAAGACGGACGATGAACCATGCGTCGGCACATTGACCATGGCCTTGTGTAGGCTGGCGACACGGATCTGCGTTCCCACTCCCACGGACAGGTCAGAGCTCTCCCGTCGCATCACTGGTGGGGCTTACGTTATTGGCCTGCTCATAAGAGAGATTTCTTCAGTTCATAAAATAATTGGCTTCAATAGACAAAATAATCAATTTATCAATTATTTTATAAAGTTAATACCAACCAATCAGTACTGTTATCTCGGCGCTCCAACTTTTTGATCTGCTCCATGATGATATTCGTATAGAAGGCTTTAGATTGCAGCTTCTGTAGGCAGTAACGACACCAGTAATCACAAAAACAAGCAGGAGAGCACCGGTTGCGATTTCCAAAACAATAAGCCAAGTCAGTTGCTGCACTTTATCATGCTTATGCTCAGACGAGGGACAATCGAATCCCTTTAAATTAGCTGTTGTAGACCCACCTATAACACATGAGTACATTTCAGTCGATGGAAGTTTAAGATGATCTTAGGCCACTACAAAGTGCTAGTTATACAGTAACTAATAGTATAACATATTGGTGCTGCACGAGTTTCAACATAAGATTTTGCATAAGTATCAAAACTATCCTCTGTAGCTTATATGGGTAACTTGGTATAGGTTAGGAGTCATCACGGATTGGAAGGAGGTCTACAATATTACCTTGCTCTGAAGTGGATATGAGTTTGACTAGCTCCCTTCCGATCCTCCCGAGGAGAGGCGCTCCTCACGCGCGAGACCAGTGCCCTCACACAGCTGCACCCCTGCCGCACCCTTCCTTGTTCCCCATCCTTCTTCTGCTACCTCTCCTCCTCCCTGGATCCTCCTCCGTCTCTCTTTTCTATCAGAAAAATCGAAGCCCCGCCATGACCTTGGAGCTCGCCCTGCCAGCCATGGAGGCCTGCCTCCACCTGGAAGGACTTCGCACGGCCGCGCCGGATCCCTCCTTCTCCCGAGCcagccggatcccgccgccgctgTTCTGCAACAAGCAGGCACGTCGTCCCCAGCCGCTCGAGCCGTCGCGTTGACCTGATCCAGAAGCTGCGCTCGAGCGCCGCGGCGGGTGCGGCGAGCGGACAGAGGTGCGGCCGCGGCGGTGGGCAGGTTGAGGCCGGCCACGGCGGCGAGTggtgcgtcggcggcggcgggggattTGGTCGGCCAGGCGTGGAGGACTGGAGGGAGGCAGATGCGTACATGTATATTTTTCCAGCGAACAGTTTTTTCCTTTTGCAGATTATTTTGGATCGCGGGTTGAATACACAAAATCATAGACTTTTTCAAAAAGGTGACGCGACGGTGAAGCCGACAGAGTCGACGGAGTCGGACGGAATAGTCGGCGTGGTGGGCCACGTGATGACCACATGAATAGTACCATCTCAGATGtagaaaataatataggtgaaaaaaAACTAAAAACGTAAATTCAcgagaagaagcgtattgtgacggtgaacccacggagtcaatccgtgctttattattactagcacatatgcccgtgcgttgcaacggaaaataAAATAATATGCATTTATTTAAAGTTAGTGAGAATTATTTGTACAAGTAAAACTTTGTGTGCAAACGAAAAAGAAACATTTAACTTCTCAGTTTCGCCGTTGTTAAGGAAGCAATCCGCTATTTTTCCATGCATTGATTGAgggcatttaagagttttgttaTGTCATCGTACGCTAAACAAGGCCCATTAGTTaatcgatctacttttcctttcaatcgacgggattttaaggtatgaagtttctGAATATTCTAGCAAACATGAACAATATTTTAAATCCTGAACAGTTTTTTGAAAATTATGTACACTTTTGGAAAAACGCGAATAAAATATGTAGGGAACATCTTTTAAGATtcataaacattttctgaaaacataatttttttaaaaagatGAACATTATTTGGAtttctgaacattacttcaaaatgGGACATGTGCTGAAAATCATAAgatttttagaaaatgtgtatcttttataCACGGACATTTTTTTGGAAAAATTGGAAACTTTGTGCAAGTTCTAATATTTTATGAAATAGCAACAAAATTTTGGATATTTTCTAAAATTTGTTTTTTCATTCGgaatattttttttagaatttttaattTGCAAAATAAAGGAGAAACTTACAGTGTGCAGGTTGggcagcttcttgttcaccatcttTTCGAGAGCAAGAGCCAAACTCCATTGCTAAAACCACAAGAGGCGCTCAAGTAAGAACACATCAAGTTTTCACAAGCTAGGTTCCACAAAATGAAAGCAGCAATCAGAGAAATATCTGAATTTAACAGCTTGCTACTTTGCCTAGATGATTAACCTGGCACAAATGACATACCATTTTGAACAACTGAATATGCATAAACAGACACCTCTTGTGCAAAACTCATAAATAAAAACACACACAAGCATAAAGAAACTTACCATACAGAGCATCACCTTTTTCGGAGTGGTCAAACTCCGTTAATGGAGTCGCAATGAACTGGAGTCTGACCCACATCCTTGTTTTTCCGATGAAAACACAACTACACAAGAATACACCAAGCATCACCCTACGGTTTCTAGCTAGCACACATGGTACAATGGTATTAATCTCTCATACAATCATGATAATCTGCATTGGATAGCAACAATAAATATAATCAGTGGCCGTACCAATAAACAGTAGAAATATCTAGTAATTTCTCTCTTGAGCAGGAGACGAAAAGCATAACAGAAACATCACATAACTGATCCAAATCATATCACTCTGAAC encodes:
- the LOC119330878 gene encoding uncharacterized protein LOC119330878, which codes for MERPPSRRRFVYFEGCHPQRGTRAWCVDVANPFSFLTTMCSSPMPVANPVLTRTTQSGPCCVFIGKTRMWVRLQFIATPLTEFDHSEKGDALYAMEFGSCSRKDGEQEAAQPAHCGSTTANLKGFDCPSSEHKHDKVQQLTWLIVLEIATGALLLVFVITGVVTAYRSCNLKPSIRISSWSRSKSWSAEITVLIGQ